In the genome of Desulfovibrio sp. Huiquan2017, the window CACATTATCAACAGTTGTTGAAAATCTTTTCCACAGTATAAAATGTAAATTTCGACAAATTCTTCATGATTACACTCTTTTTCTTGTCCGTCATTTCCGATTTGTGACAATCTGTTTCCTACGCAATCGGGAGTATTTTGACGGCGCCAATCGTAATGCATTGAAATAAAAAGACATTAAAAATAAACAACTATTTCTATACAAAACATTCGTCTAGGTCCGTACCCCGAATATTCCGCAAAACCCCCGCAGCCCAAGGGCTGCGGGGGAACAGGCGGTTAGGAACAAGTGCAATACATCGAATTAAAAGATAAAAAAATAATCGCGACCGAAAGACCAGGGAGGACAAGGGGTCTCGGAGGCGGGAAAAAATCCCAGTCTATGGAAAATTAATTAGCCCAGCTCCTGGCGGGTCGGATATTTTCCGCAGGCGAATTTCGGTGATTCCGGGCAATATCCGAGCTGTTCGCAACGCGCTCCGCCGTTGGCGAAAATGGCGGGCAGCTTCTCCTTACAGATGTCCAGCATCCCGTTGGCCATGGCCCGGACTTCCCATTGGGCCCGGTTGCAGCAGCGCAGGTGAAAGAAGTGGTGCAGACTGCGGCAGTTCATGGTCATGACGATCTTGGTCTCGGCCGCCTGGGGCAGGACGAAGCGCGCATCCTCGTTCGCCTTGGACTGGCGGCCGTGGGCCACCAGGATGTCGCGCAGGTCGGAGTAGGCGGACTGCACCTCGGCCATGAACGACTCGAAGCGCTCACGCGCTTCGGGAATCTTGGCGATGGCCGGAGGCAGGATATAGTCCATGTCGTTCTCGGCCACGTAGCGCTGGCTCTGCTGGGAATAGGAGGCGATGCGGTGCCGGACGACCTGGTGGGAGCAGGCCCGGGAGATGCCCTCCACGGCGAAGGTCATGGACACGTGCTCGACGGGGCTGTCATGGCCCGACTCCATGGTCTTGGCCACGAAGTCCGCCTGGACCTGCGGGTCGATTTCGCCGGAGAGCAGCTTTGGCCACATGTCGGCCACGAACCCGGCATGGTAGCACTGCCGAAACGCGGCATAAATGAGGGACAGGGCGTCGGGGGTCATGGTCAAAAGTTCGACCCTGAGTTGCTTTTCCGGCATGTATCGAGCTCCAATTCTATTCTATATGTAGGGTGAAAGGTTTTCTGCTTACCGCAAACCGGCCGGGCTGTCATCCGGCCCGGACCTCGGCTAGTAGCCTATCTTCTCCAGCGCGTCGTCCATCAGTTCGCCCGGCGTCCGTGTTCCTTGCAGGATAAAGTGGAGCACACTGTAGAAGATCGGCTCCACCTCGGCCAACCGGGCCGAGAGCTCCCGCCACAGGGCGTCCGTGTCCGCCACGCCGTCACGCTCGGCCACCCGGCCCGCGAGCAGACGGGTATCGGCCATAAGGTAGAAGACCTTGCCCGCCCCATGGATGAGCGGCCGGACATCGGGGTGATCCGCCAGCCGGTCGGGCAGAACGATGATGGCGCCGCGCCCCGCCAGGGCTTCGGCGGCCGCCCCCGGAGCCTCGGGCGAGAGCACGGGCTTGCCGGTGCGCTCGGCCAGCAATCGGGCCAGTTCCGACCGGCCCGAGCCGGGCAGGCCGAGAAGGACCACGTTGCCCGTCTCCCGCCACGGGTCGGCGTAATCCTCGCGCCGTTCGCCCCGGGCGTACCCCTTGGCCGCCCCGGCATCTTCCACATCGTATTCCTCATTAATGAGATATTTGACCATACGTCTCTCGCTGGTTGCAAGTTTGTGTTGCCAAGTGGAAGGTATCAAGTAGGATGGCCGAAAGGCAAATCCAAAACCGACCGCCATGCCCAAGGAACTGATCCACTTCAAAACCGCCGAAATGACCGCCGCCCGGCTGGCCGACACCCGTTTCGCCTCCGGCCTGGCCGCCCGGCCTCAAGGTGTGCTCCTCGGAGCCGTGTTCCACGACGCGCTGTTCTTCGGGGCCATGCCCCGTGCCCTGCCCATGGCCAAGCTGGCCCACCGCCTCCACGGAGCCCGGGGCGAGGACACCTACGCCCTGCTCCGGCTCCAGGCGCGCCACGCGGCCGGGACGCCGGACCGGGATCTGGCCGCAGCCCTGCTGGTGGGCATGGCCTCGCATCTGTGGGCGGACACGGTCATGCACCCCATGGTCTGGCATCTGACCGGCGATTACTACGCCGATTCCCGACGCGAAAAATCCCTGGCCCGCCAGCGCCACCGCGCCCTGGAATCGCTCATGGATATGATCGCCTGCCCGGAGATGATCGACCGCCCCCTGTACCGCATCCGCAATCTCCTCGCTTCTCTGGGCCCGCTCCTGTTCGAGGCCCTGCCCATGAAAGGACTGGCGAACCTGGCGAATGTGAGACCCGGACGGGCGGTCCCGGCACTGGCCTCGGCCTTCGGGCTGTTCGCCCGCTTCCAGGCCCTGTTCCCGCGGACCGGGCTGGCCAGGACCCTGCATGCGGCCGCGCCCTGGT includes:
- the thyX gene encoding FAD-dependent thymidylate synthase, producing the protein MPEKQLRVELLTMTPDALSLIYAAFRQCYHAGFVADMWPKLLSGEIDPQVQADFVAKTMESGHDSPVEHVSMTFAVEGISRACSHQVVRHRIASYSQQSQRYVAENDMDYILPPAIAKIPEARERFESFMAEVQSAYSDLRDILVAHGRQSKANEDARFVLPQAAETKIVMTMNCRSLHHFFHLRCCNRAQWEVRAMANGMLDICKEKLPAIFANGGARCEQLGYCPESPKFACGKYPTRQELG
- a CDS encoding zinc dependent phospholipase C family protein codes for the protein MPKELIHFKTAEMTAARLADTRFASGLAARPQGVLLGAVFHDALFFGAMPRALPMAKLAHRLHGARGEDTYALLRLQARHAAGTPDRDLAAALLVGMASHLWADTVMHPMVWHLTGDYYADSRREKSLARQRHRALESLMDMIACPEMIDRPLYRIRNLLASLGPLLFEALPMKGLANLANVRPGRAVPALASAFGLFARFQALFPRTGLARTLHAAAPWLPDTARELAALFYAPQWLDQAGRINEVIRYHDPVSDAVREESLARLMDRAADRAAALCRRLEPAVFDGTGPVLPETGPSLDSGRRGAGTGDMRHMADDLFPKLPQHSR